A single genomic interval of Acidobacteriota bacterium harbors:
- a CDS encoding glycosyltransferase family 39 protein encodes MRGRDDLRVLIGRALLAGGHPSRFARAILLAMIGTSTAPRPIASENPLDPPSPMFERGLLLLILMAALAVRLRHHLAGVPFAAGIDEPLIVGRALRILQTGDWNTHAWNYPSLVIYLHALDAGARYLLGVLRGEWNSLSRMNIAAVFEVGRVVTALVGTATVWITYRIGRDLDSPRLGLAAAAMLAVLPMHVRESHFMLTDVPMTALTTLSVWLAIRAGQDRTVSAYAWAGVAAGLSAAAKYNGGVVSVAVVIAWLVFDRSSSDRARKAAAAVGATAVAFLVGAPYTLLDLPNFLEGFGAEFGKFATKGRSPAGDPVWLIYYKHLALSAWFWMPTAGAGVFLVLARKATQARWLIPVGFAVVYSYVLATHGGIVFARYALPLAPMVCLLAAAPIVAIARVISLYAAPGKGKLGAAFAICATLVFVVQFGVGSARWLQAFQRPDTRTVASTWLWGHSATGSRVAVENNGPTYLGSAGLDVTLTERIIDRPLESYVKDGFDYLVISTEGINRYDPYLQAGPQVFHVSPDETMWGPDIRIIKLPK; translated from the coding sequence GTGCGCGGGAGGGACGATCTGCGGGTGCTCATCGGCCGGGCGCTACTGGCCGGTGGGCACCCATCGCGGTTTGCGCGTGCTATCCTCTTGGCGATGATCGGCACCTCCACCGCTCCACGCCCGATCGCTTCCGAGAACCCATTAGACCCGCCCTCGCCGATGTTCGAGCGCGGCCTTCTCTTGCTGATTCTCATGGCGGCGCTTGCCGTGCGCCTCAGGCATCACCTGGCGGGCGTGCCGTTTGCCGCAGGCATAGACGAGCCGCTCATTGTCGGCCGAGCGCTGCGAATCCTGCAGACCGGCGACTGGAACACGCACGCGTGGAACTACCCATCGCTGGTCATCTACCTCCACGCGCTCGACGCGGGAGCGCGCTATCTGCTGGGCGTGCTCCGGGGTGAGTGGAATTCCCTGTCTCGGATGAACATCGCCGCGGTGTTCGAGGTCGGGAGAGTGGTCACGGCCCTGGTCGGCACCGCGACCGTGTGGATCACCTACCGCATAGGGCGCGATCTCGATTCACCACGGTTGGGGCTGGCGGCGGCGGCCATGCTCGCGGTGCTGCCGATGCACGTGCGGGAATCGCACTTCATGCTGACCGACGTGCCGATGACCGCATTGACGACGCTGAGCGTGTGGCTGGCCATCCGGGCGGGTCAGGATCGCACCGTGTCGGCCTACGCCTGGGCGGGCGTGGCGGCGGGGCTCTCGGCGGCCGCGAAGTACAACGGCGGGGTCGTGTCGGTTGCGGTGGTCATCGCGTGGTTGGTCTTCGACCGGTCGTCGTCGGACAGGGCCCGTAAGGCCGCTGCGGCGGTGGGGGCCACCGCGGTGGCGTTCCTCGTCGGCGCGCCGTACACGCTGCTCGATCTGCCGAACTTTCTCGAGGGCTTTGGCGCCGAGTTCGGCAAGTTCGCGACGAAGGGCAGAAGCCCGGCCGGCGATCCGGTCTGGCTGATCTACTACAAGCACCTCGCGTTGTCGGCGTGGTTCTGGATGCCGACGGCCGGCGCCGGCGTGTTTCTCGTCCTGGCGCGCAAGGCCACGCAAGCGAGGTGGTTGATCCCGGTGGGTTTTGCCGTCGTGTATTCCTACGTCCTCGCGACGCACGGTGGCATCGTCTTCGCTCGCTATGCGCTCCCGCTTGCGCCAATGGTCTGTCTGTTGGCGGCCGCACCGATCGTGGCAATCGCCCGCGTGATCAGCTTGTACGCGGCACCCGGGAAGGGGAAACTCGGCGCCGCCTTCGCGATCTGTGCGACGCTCGTGTTTGTCGTACAGTTCGGCGTGGGGTCGGCCCGGTGGCTCCAGGCCTTCCAGAGGCCAGACACGAGGACCGTAGCCTCGACGTGGCTATGGGGGCACTCGGCGACCGGCTCGCGGGTGGCTGTTGAGAACAACGGCCCGACGTACCTCGGCTCCGCCGGACTGGACGTCACCCTCACCGAGCGCATCATTGATCGGCCGCTCGAGTCCTACGTGAAGGACGGATTCGATTACCTGGTCATCAGCACCGAAGGCATCAACCGCTACGACCCATACCTGCAGGCGGGCCCGCAGGTCTTCCACGTGTCGCCCGACGAGACCATGTGGGGCCCAGACATCCGCATCATCAAGCTCCCCAAGTAG